Proteins from a single region of Runella sp. SP2:
- a CDS encoding MauE/DoxX family redox-associated membrane protein: MKKAKLVLTFLFGAVMIFAGVSHFLKPAMFFPFIPNFLPQATINYLAGLLEIAVGIGTFIPRFRPLAVLGIFVMMLVFLPLHVIDVFKENPAIGSHQVALVRLPIQFVLIAWAWFIYKK; this comes from the coding sequence ATGAAAAAAGCAAAGCTGGTTTTAACATTTCTCTTCGGAGCTGTAATGATTTTTGCAGGCGTTAGTCATTTTTTAAAGCCAGCGATGTTTTTTCCGTTCATTCCTAATTTTCTCCCCCAAGCTACGATTAATTACTTGGCAGGACTGTTAGAAATTGCGGTAGGAATCGGCACGTTTATACCCCGTTTTCGCCCACTTGCCGTACTTGGCATCTTCGTCATGATGCTGGTATTTTTGCCTTTGCACGTTATTGATGTTTTCAAAGAAAACCCTGCCATCGGTAGCCACCAAGTCGCCTTGGTACGTTTACCCATTCAATTTGTTTTGATTGCTTGGGCTTGGTTTATTTATAAGAAATAG
- a CDS encoding lysylphosphatidylglycerol synthase transmembrane domain-containing protein, whose product MKNILKYCLSLAVAGGLMWYVFKDMDLASMWAKFQHANHSWLILVTIFTIVAAWSRAYRWNMLLEPLGYRPSAFDSTVAVFTGYFANQLIPRAGEVTRCGTLNRLDKVPVNVGFGTVVAERVFDVVTLLFLIGLAFVLEFGRLSNFFMELFGEKLGIGQGSGSNRIALLGGLAVLGIGFLGAAWWFYRKNAERLRQNSLFAKIEGFVLGLIDGLLSVRKLRNPWLFLFHTILIWTMYLLSSYVCFFVLPESSHLTLLAGLTILIMSGLGMSAPVQGGIGPYHILVSSALVLYGLSKEDGLALATYIHGTQMILMLILGGISFIITLVKSPKTAVG is encoded by the coding sequence ATGAAAAATATTCTCAAATACTGCCTTTCGCTTGCCGTAGCGGGTGGGTTGATGTGGTACGTTTTTAAAGACATGGACTTGGCTTCCATGTGGGCAAAATTCCAACACGCCAACCATAGCTGGCTCATTTTGGTTACCATTTTTACCATCGTTGCCGCTTGGAGCCGTGCCTACCGTTGGAATATGCTCCTCGAACCACTTGGGTACCGTCCATCTGCCTTCGACTCGACCGTAGCCGTTTTTACGGGATATTTTGCCAACCAGCTCATTCCACGCGCAGGTGAAGTGACCCGCTGCGGTACGCTCAATCGCCTCGACAAAGTACCCGTCAACGTAGGCTTTGGTACCGTGGTAGCCGAGCGTGTGTTTGACGTTGTGACGCTTCTGTTCTTGATTGGCCTTGCGTTTGTGCTCGAATTTGGGCGTTTGAGCAATTTTTTCATGGAGTTATTTGGCGAAAAATTGGGGATTGGCCAAGGGAGTGGTAGCAATCGAATAGCCCTTTTGGGAGGTTTGGCGGTACTAGGAATAGGCTTTTTAGGAGCTGCGTGGTGGTTTTACCGAAAAAATGCCGAGCGTTTGCGTCAAAATTCGCTTTTTGCCAAAATCGAAGGATTTGTATTAGGGCTAATTGATGGTTTGTTGAGCGTCCGAAAACTACGGAATCCGTGGCTGTTTTTGTTCCATACCATTCTCATCTGGACCATGTACTTGCTCAGTTCGTACGTATGTTTTTTTGTACTGCCTGAGTCATCACACCTTACTCTTTTGGCAGGACTAACCATTCTTATCATGAGTGGTTTGGGAATGTCGGCACCCGTGCAAGGAGGTATTGGCCCTTATCATATTTTGGTAAGTAGCGCATTGGTACTTTACGGATTATCAAAAGAAGATGGCCTTGCCCTCGCGACGTACATCCACGGTACCCAAATGATTCTGATGCTGATTCTAGGCGGAATTTCGTTTATCATCACCCTCGTAAAAAGCCCAAAAACCGCAGTGGGATAA
- a CDS encoding zinc metallopeptidase: MGGLILIGIVFMVIGMIVQWRLKSKFTEYSQVGLMNGMSGAEIASQMLRDNGIYDVRITQVEGMLTDHYNPADKTVNLSADVYHGRSVSAAAVAAHECGHAVQHKVAYGPLKMRSALVPVVQVCSNILNFFNMAMMFIGGFIFYNQGLVSTTILTVLVAANLGVTLFAMITLPVEFDASRRALAWVEQRGVVNRNEYGMAKDALQWAALTYVVAALGALANLLYYASLLLGRRSDD; encoded by the coding sequence ATGGGTGGTTTAATTCTCATTGGAATTGTCTTTATGGTCATTGGTATGATTGTCCAATGGCGGTTAAAAAGCAAATTTACCGAGTATTCACAGGTAGGATTAATGAACGGCATGAGTGGTGCAGAAATTGCCTCACAAATGCTTCGCGATAATGGCATCTACGACGTGCGCATCACGCAAGTAGAAGGAATGCTTACGGACCACTATAATCCCGCGGATAAAACCGTTAACCTAAGCGCCGATGTGTATCACGGACGCAGTGTGTCGGCGGCGGCCGTGGCTGCGCACGAATGCGGGCACGCCGTACAACATAAAGTAGCTTATGGCCCCCTGAAGATGCGTTCGGCATTGGTGCCTGTGGTGCAGGTGTGTAGCAACATCCTGAACTTTTTCAACATGGCGATGATGTTCATTGGTGGGTTTATTTTCTACAACCAAGGTCTGGTTAGTACCACCATTCTAACCGTTTTGGTAGCTGCCAACTTAGGGGTAACCTTGTTTGCCATGATTACCCTTCCTGTCGAATTTGACGCAAGCCGCCGCGCCTTAGCGTGGGTTGAACAACGTGGCGTTGTCAATCGTAACGAATACGGAATGGCCAAAGATGCACTCCAATGGGCTGCCCTCACCTACGTAGTAGCTGCGTTGGGAGCGTTAGCTAACTTACTATATTACGCAAGCTTATTGCTCGGTCGTCGTAGCGATGACTAA
- the rfaE2 gene encoding D-glycero-beta-D-manno-heptose 1-phosphate adenylyltransferase, with product MFNSAAKILSWEEGAQAARAWQAEGQKIVFTNGCFDIVHLGHIDYLEKARNLGDRMVLGLNTDASVSSIKGPLRPVVNEYARARLMASLGFVDAVILFGEPTPLELIQTICPDILVKGDDYSVDNIVGADFVVNRGGAVKTIPLVKGYSTTSLIEKIKNSY from the coding sequence ATGTTTAACTCCGCCGCTAAAATTTTATCTTGGGAAGAAGGTGCGCAAGCCGCCCGCGCTTGGCAAGCAGAAGGTCAAAAAATTGTATTTACCAACGGATGTTTCGACATCGTTCATTTGGGGCACATCGACTATCTCGAAAAAGCCCGTAACTTAGGCGACAGAATGGTGCTTGGTCTCAATACCGACGCCTCAGTGAGCAGCATCAAAGGCCCGCTTCGCCCTGTCGTCAACGAATACGCCCGCGCCCGTTTGATGGCCTCGTTGGGGTTTGTGGATGCTGTCATTTTGTTCGGAGAACCTACGCCGTTGGAGCTAATTCAGACAATTTGTCCTGATATTTTGGTCAAAGGCGACGATTATTCAGTAGATAACATCGTTGGTGCGGATTTTGTCGTTAATAGAGGAGGAGCCGTGAAAACCATTCCGTTAGTGAAAGGTTATTCGACGACTTCGCTTATCGAGAAGATTAAAAATAGTTATTGA
- the panD gene encoding aspartate 1-decarboxylase, which translates to MFVTLFKSKIHRVKVTQAELNYVGSITIDEALMEAAGILENEQVHVVNNNNGERLITYVIKGERNTGIICLNGAAARKAQVGDVVIIISYGMMTEEEAKTFKPKIVFPDENNRVL; encoded by the coding sequence ATGTTTGTTACCCTTTTTAAGTCAAAAATCCACCGCGTTAAAGTAACGCAAGCCGAGCTCAATTACGTAGGAAGCATCACCATCGACGAAGCCCTCATGGAAGCGGCGGGTATCTTGGAAAATGAACAAGTACACGTAGTTAACAACAACAACGGCGAACGGCTCATTACGTATGTCATTAAAGGAGAGCGCAATACGGGCATTATTTGCCTCAATGGTGCCGCTGCCCGCAAAGCCCAAGTGGGCGACGTGGTCATTATCATTTCGTACGGCATGATGACCGAAGAAGAAGCCAAAACCTTCAAACCAAAAATCGTTTTCCCCGACGAAAATAACAGAGTTTTATAG
- a CDS encoding M14 family zinc carboxypeptidase translates to MKHLLLVVSFFCMSETIIAQSNLAQRLFDAHDLFREKSVNVRREFKHRHLVPLIERLKTSPNFAVSEAGKSFEGRGIYQIKYGKGAPPVLLWSQMHGDEATATMALLDIFNFLNASGDGFDDLRKKLLEKSTLYFVPMLNPDGVERWQRRTAQEIDMNRDAVRLQCPESKLLKNLQQTLKPLVGFNLHDQSPRYSVGNSKEVAAISFLATAYNEERTINSVRERAMQLIVGMNRDLQKYIPNQVARYSDEFEPRAFGDNIAKWGTSLVLIESGGYKNDPEKQYLRKMNFIAILTALEAIADGTYTRQNRNDYEKIPQNEKNHFDLIIRNARTELNGVSYTVDVAINRNESNNADATGFSYRSSVEDFGDLSVFYGIEEIDAQGAQLLDPKSGKPVVLKLGDRANFELRSDKKNWKVDNGFLKN, encoded by the coding sequence ATGAAACACCTGTTATTGGTGGTTTCTTTTTTTTGTATGTCTGAAACCATTATTGCCCAAAGTAACCTCGCTCAGCGCCTTTTCGACGCGCACGATTTATTTCGAGAAAAAAGCGTAAACGTACGTCGCGAATTTAAGCATCGCCACTTGGTGCCGCTTATCGAACGCCTCAAAACGAGCCCTAATTTTGCGGTAAGCGAAGCAGGAAAATCGTTTGAAGGACGTGGCATTTATCAAATCAAATACGGGAAAGGCGCGCCTCCTGTGCTTCTTTGGTCGCAAATGCACGGCGATGAAGCTACCGCGACGATGGCTTTGCTTGACATCTTTAACTTCTTGAATGCCAGCGGCGATGGTTTTGACGACCTTCGTAAAAAGCTTTTGGAAAAAAGTACGTTGTATTTTGTGCCCATGCTCAACCCCGACGGCGTCGAACGTTGGCAGCGCCGCACAGCCCAAGAAATCGACATGAACCGCGATGCTGTGCGTCTTCAATGCCCTGAGTCGAAGCTACTTAAAAACCTTCAACAAACTCTTAAACCACTCGTTGGCTTCAATCTCCACGACCAAAGTCCTCGATACAGCGTAGGAAATAGCAAAGAAGTAGCCGCGATTTCGTTTTTGGCAACGGCTTACAACGAAGAACGTACCATCAACTCCGTCCGCGAGCGAGCCATGCAGCTCATTGTGGGCATGAACCGCGATTTACAGAAATATATTCCCAATCAGGTCGCTCGGTATTCGGACGAGTTTGAGCCCCGAGCCTTCGGCGATAACATTGCCAAATGGGGAACTAGCCTCGTACTCATCGAGTCGGGGGGCTACAAAAACGACCCCGAAAAGCAGTATTTACGCAAGATGAATTTCATCGCTATTTTGACCGCACTTGAAGCCATCGCCGACGGAACCTACACGCGTCAGAATCGGAACGACTACGAAAAAATCCCGCAAAACGAGAAAAATCACTTCGACCTTATCATCCGCAACGCCCGTACGGAACTCAACGGGGTGAGCTATACCGTTGACGTGGCCATTAACCGCAACGAGTCCAATAATGCCGACGCAACGGGCTTTAGCTACCGCAGTAGTGTCGAAGATTTTGGTGATTTGTCGGTGTTTTATGGCATCGAAGAAATCGACGCCCAAGGAGCGCAACTGCTTGACCCTAAGAGCGGCAAACCTGTGGTACTAAAACTTGGCGACCGTGCCAATTTCGAGTTGCGTTCGGACAAGAAAAACTGGAAAGTTGACAACGGATTTTTAAAAAATTAA
- the panC gene encoding pantoate--beta-alanine ligase, producing the protein MLIFPTIADLRAYLRTQRAQGKSVGFVPTMGALHEGHLSLIEASNAQNDLTVCSIFVNPIQFNNPDDLARYPRTLEADCELLQTVGCDAVFAPSVQEMYPEKSLLTFDFGDLERVMEGKFRPGHFNGVGVVVSKLFNIVQPDRTYFGQKDLQQVGVVRRMMIDLGFQIELHPRPTLREADGLAMSSRNRNLTPDERSLAPHIYAGLSAAKASLLEGRFPAEVKGWMKTHFAQQPAFRLEYFEIVNAFSLQDVTELQPQGQTALCIAAHLGKVRLIDNIVF; encoded by the coding sequence ATGCTCATTTTCCCCACCATAGCCGATTTGCGGGCCTACTTACGTACGCAACGCGCACAAGGCAAATCTGTCGGATTTGTCCCTACCATGGGGGCGCTTCACGAAGGACATTTGTCGCTCATTGAGGCATCCAACGCCCAAAACGACCTGACGGTTTGCAGTATTTTTGTCAACCCGATTCAGTTTAACAACCCCGACGACCTTGCTCGGTATCCTCGTACCTTGGAAGCTGACTGTGAACTGCTCCAAACCGTTGGTTGCGACGCCGTTTTTGCGCCGTCCGTTCAAGAAATGTATCCCGAAAAGTCCCTTTTAACCTTCGATTTTGGCGATTTAGAACGTGTTATGGAGGGCAAATTTCGCCCTGGGCACTTCAACGGCGTGGGCGTTGTTGTCTCGAAATTATTCAACATCGTTCAGCCCGACCGTACCTATTTTGGCCAAAAAGACTTGCAGCAAGTGGGGGTTGTGCGACGCATGATGATTGATTTAGGATTTCAAATAGAACTCCACCCCCGCCCCACCCTTCGCGAAGCGGACGGACTAGCAATGTCGTCGCGCAATCGAAACCTTACGCCTGACGAACGCTCCCTTGCGCCTCACATTTACGCGGGGCTAAGTGCCGCCAAAGCTTCCCTTTTAGAGGGTCGTTTCCCCGCCGAAGTAAAAGGTTGGATGAAAACACACTTTGCCCAACAACCCGCTTTTCGTTTAGAATATTTTGAGATTGTGAATGCTTTCAGTCTGCAAGATGTTACTGAGCTACAACCTCAAGGACAAACTGCGCTGTGTATTGCAGCCCACCTTGGAAAAGTACGGTTGATTGATAATATAGTTTTTTAG